A part of Arachis hypogaea cultivar Tifrunner chromosome 12, arahy.Tifrunner.gnm2.J5K5, whole genome shotgun sequence genomic DNA contains:
- the LOC112730263 gene encoding uncharacterized protein: MEGLFKDFGYIQWKDFYWGKPDARGGVALKLLRLDRDVVNMYEDAIRNDDRVIHVYWEHTVDTPTEAEVVDVDVEEVPTPETANVNAESVKSPGGRKRAQKSQKPTRILRPRKLTTTLGQKSSQNYHQYESEELHSPYSSDCDSEYEAERNVWPQENPNAAFGLVHLELGMEFETMEQFKRAVRKFNIQIGRSIMFSRVEPLKCKAICCEPNCPWSIYCSRSNEPRSFQVKTFVTQHVCARSHTNKSADRKWVIEQLEEKLRDQRDFKTSEAEDWFRREFNVTINYKKIQRAMKKARENIEGSEREQYAELRDYILALLIANPGATIDMDTTPMPDSLPIFKRLYICFDACKKGFIQGCRPFIGLDGTFLKGYYGGQLLTAVGQDANNQIFPIAYAVVDSETRDNWRWFLELLHRDLGNYRVHGWNFMSDQYKGLIPAMEQVMPGVHHRFCAMHIWANFTKRWKDKQLKGAVWECCRATTVTEFEAAMMRLKGINNAAWEYLDRLDPKTWTKAHFSEWPKVDNVTNNNCETFNGKILKYRSKPIITMLEEVRVHVMRVMARNKKSLSGYVGDDNGKIYEVEKHPIKVTVDLGNQKCTCRFWQLTGLPCRHACAALALRGRRPEDQIHNWLGMAAYNSAYQHNINPVPRKEFWEKAEGYPPLPPHYKTPIRRPTKKRRKEKNEARPSSNPHKLKRRYGTISCKYCGESGHNSRGCEKNRLI; encoded by the exons ATGGAGGGGTTGTTTAAGGATTTTGGTTATATTCAGTGGAAGGACTTTTACTGGGGAAAGCCTGATGCTAGAGGTGGTGTTGCCCTTAAGCTACTTAGGCTAGATAGAGATGTGGTGAACATGTATGAGGATGCAATTAGAAATGATGATAGGGTGATACATGTGTATTGGGAGCATACAGTAGACACTCCAACTGAGGCTGAGGTGGTTGACGTAGATGTGGAAGAGGTCCCTACCCCTGAAACAGCCAATGTAAATGCAGAGAGTGTGAAATCACCTGGAGGGAGGAAGAGGGCACAAAAGAGTCAAAAACCAACCAGAATTCTGAGGCCAAGAAAACTAACAACAACACTAGGCCAGAAGTCATCCCAGA ATTACCATCAGTATGAGTCTGAGGAGCTGCACAGCCCATATTCGTCAGactgtgatagtgagtatgaggCGGAGCGCAATGTTTGGCCTCAAGAAAACCCGAATGCTGCTTTTGGCTTAGTACATTTAGAGCTGGGGATGGAATTCGAAACAATGGAGCAATTCAAAAGAGCTGTTAGGAAGTTCAATATACAAATTGGAAGGAGTATAATGTTTAGCCGAGTGGAACCATTGAAGTGTAAGGCAATTTGTTGTGAGCCCAACTGTCCTTGGAGTATCTACTGTTCCAGGTCTAATGAACCAAGGAGTTTTCAAGTTAAGACGTTTGTCACTCAACATGTTTGTGCAAGAAGCCACACCAACAAGTCAGCTGATAGAAAGTGGGTTATTGAACAGCTAGAGGAGAAGTTGAGGGACCAAAGAGACTTTAAAACATCTGAAGCTGAGGACTGGTTTAGGAGAGAGTTCAATGTAACCATCAACTACAAAAAAATACAAAGGGCAATGAAGAAGGCTAGGGAGAATATTGAGGGGTCTGAGAGGGAGCAGTATGCTGAGTTGAGGGATTACATACTTGCCTTGCTGATAGCTAATCCAGGAGCAACTATTGATATGGACACTACCCCTATGCCTGATTCGCTCCCGATCTTCAAGAGACTATACATATGTTTTGACGCTTGCAAAAAAGGTTTCATACAAGGTTGCAGACCATTTATTGGACTTGATGGTACATTCTTGAAAGGTTACTATGGTGGGCAGTTGCTTACAGCAGTGGGACAAGATGCTAACAATCAGATCTTTCCCATTGCATATGCAGTCGTTGACTCAGAGACAAGAGATAACTGGAGATGGTTTCTAGAACTTCTGCATCGTGATTTGGGAAACTATAGGGTGCATGGTTGGAACTTCATGAGTGACCAATATAAG GGTCTGATACCAGCCATGGAGCAGGTTATGCCCGGAGTGCATCATCGGTTTTGTGCAATGCACATTTGGGCCAACTTCACTAAAAGATGGAAGGATAAACAGTTGAAAGGAGCTGTGTGGGAATGTTGTAGAGCCACCACTGTTACTGAATTTGAGGCTGCAATGATGAGGTTAAAGGGCATCAACAATGCTGCCTGGGAATACTTGGATCGACTTGACCCAAAAACTTGGACAAAGGCACATTTCAGTGAGTGGCCTAAGGTGGACAATGTCACTAACAACAACTGTGAGACCTTCAATGGTAAGATTCTCAAATACAGAAGCAAGCCAATCATAACAATGTTAGAGGAAGTCAGAGTTCATGTCATGAGGGTTATGGCGAGGAACAAAAAATCTCTAAGTGGCTATGTTG GGGATGACAATGGAAAAATTTATGAGGTTGAGAAGCATCCTATTAAGGTTACTGTTGACTTGGGAAATCAGAAGTGCACCTGTCGATTTTGGCAGCTCACAGGCTTGCCGTGTAGACACGCTTGTGCAGCACTTGCTCTAAGGGGTCGTAGGCCAGAAGACCAGATCCATAATTGGCTGGGAATGGCTGCATATAACTCAGCATACCAGCATAACATAAACCCCGTACCAAGAAAAGAATTCTGGGAGAAAGCTGAAGGCTATCCTCCACTGCCCCCTCACTATAAGACACCCATTAGAAGACcaacaaaaaagagaagaaaggagaaaaatgAGGCACGGCCAAGTTCCAACCCCCATAAGCTTAAAAGGAGATATGGAACAATCAGTTGCAAATACTGTGGAGAG AGTGGCCACAACAGTAGGGGTTGTGAAAAAAACAGGTTGATATGA